From Stenotrophomonas maltophilia, a single genomic window includes:
- a CDS encoding ABC transporter substrate-binding protein, translated as MSLADHRNALAPQGFLRVAINLGNPVLAQGDARSPRGPSLELATALAQRMGVQARFTCHDAAASVVAAAAEDEWDLAFLAIDPARADRIAFSAPYVEIEGTYLVREDSPAQQVADLDRDGLRIAVGRGAAYDLFLSRELRHASIERADTSAAAIDLFDQQHLDAAAGVRQPLEAWARSHPGHRVLADRFTVIQQAVAAPASRPADALQALFEEVQAIKAGPLLGQAFARAGQAVTLVR; from the coding sequence ATGTCCCTGGCAGACCATCGAAACGCGCTGGCACCGCAGGGATTCCTGCGCGTGGCGATCAACCTGGGCAATCCGGTGCTGGCACAGGGTGATGCGCGTTCGCCGCGTGGCCCCTCGCTGGAACTGGCCACCGCATTGGCACAACGGATGGGGGTGCAGGCCCGCTTCACCTGTCACGACGCGGCAGCCTCGGTGGTTGCTGCGGCCGCCGAAGACGAATGGGATCTGGCCTTCCTGGCGATCGATCCGGCGCGGGCGGACCGCATCGCCTTCAGCGCGCCGTACGTGGAAATCGAAGGCACCTACCTGGTGCGCGAGGACAGCCCGGCGCAGCAGGTGGCCGACCTCGACCGCGACGGCCTGCGCATCGCGGTGGGCCGCGGCGCGGCCTACGACCTGTTCCTCAGCCGCGAGCTGCGCCACGCCTCGATCGAACGCGCCGACACCTCTGCGGCCGCCATTGACCTGTTCGACCAGCAGCACCTGGATGCTGCCGCCGGCGTGCGCCAGCCACTGGAAGCCTGGGCGCGGTCGCATCCTGGCCACCGCGTGCTGGCCGATCGCTTCACCGTGATCCAGCAGGCGGTCGCGGCGCCAGCCTCGCGCCCGGCCGATGCGTTGCAGGCACTGTTCGAGGAAGTGCAGGCGATCAAGGCAGGCCCATTGCTGGGCCAGGCCTTCGCCCGGGCCGGGCAGGCGGTCACGCTGGTGCGGTGA
- a CDS encoding response regulator transcription factor codes for MSGAAIRVALADDQALVRAGLRALLQGLGVEVVLEAEEGQALLDALLTQPVDVVLSDVRMPGLDGIEALRQLRARGDATPLLLLTTFDESDLLLRASEAGAQGFLLKDAAPADLREAIERVAAGETLLMPVSTEPVRARYRFHDEAPPSDTFGEREVAILRLLAGGYSNKEIARSLFLAEGTVKNYVSAILDKLGTRDRTRAVLKAITLRII; via the coding sequence ATGAGCGGCGCCGCGATCCGTGTTGCCCTGGCCGACGACCAGGCGCTGGTCCGCGCCGGCCTGCGTGCGCTGCTGCAGGGGCTGGGGGTGGAGGTGGTGCTGGAGGCCGAGGAAGGCCAGGCACTACTCGATGCGCTGCTCACGCAGCCGGTGGACGTGGTGCTCAGTGATGTCCGCATGCCGGGCCTGGATGGCATCGAAGCGCTTCGCCAGCTGCGCGCACGTGGCGATGCCACGCCGCTGCTGCTGTTGACCACCTTCGATGAGAGCGACCTGCTGCTGCGTGCCAGCGAGGCTGGTGCACAGGGCTTCCTGCTGAAGGACGCCGCGCCTGCCGACCTGCGCGAGGCGATCGAGCGCGTCGCCGCCGGCGAGACGCTGCTGATGCCGGTCAGCACCGAGCCGGTACGCGCCCGCTACCGCTTTCACGACGAAGCGCCTCCCAGCGATACCTTCGGCGAACGCGAAGTGGCGATCCTGCGCCTGCTGGCTGGCGGCTACAGCAACAAGGAGATCGCGCGCAGCCTGTTCCTGGCCGAAGGCACGGTGAAGAACTATGTTTCCGCCATTCTCGACAAGCTTGGTACCCGCGATCGTACCCGTGCGGTACTGAAGGCGATTACCCTGCGCATCATCTGA
- a CDS encoding VOC family protein, whose product MNPILHVEIPASDLARAIAFYQQWLQVVVDEPILLHDCHMAYLPFSDDATGASLSLVQGADYQPSEQGARLYIGVDDLEASLDRALQAGAELRFGPADAGDWRVAEIRDSEGNRIALQARAIL is encoded by the coding sequence GTGAACCCGATCCTGCATGTCGAGATCCCCGCCAGTGACCTGGCTCGTGCCATCGCCTTCTATCAGCAATGGCTGCAGGTGGTGGTGGACGAGCCGATCCTGCTGCATGACTGCCACATGGCCTACCTGCCGTTCTCGGATGACGCGACGGGTGCCAGCCTGTCGCTGGTGCAGGGGGCGGACTACCAGCCCTCCGAACAGGGCGCGCGCCTCTATATCGGTGTCGATGATCTTGAGGCCAGCCTCGACCGTGCGCTGCAGGCCGGCGCCGAACTGCGCTTCGGCCCGGCCGACGCCGGCGACTGGCGCGTGGCCGAGATCCGCGACAGCGAAGGCAACCGCATCGCGCTGCAGGCGCGCGCGATTCTGTAG
- a CDS encoding sensor histidine kinase produces the protein MPSLLRHLSRPLSLAGLVTVLAVGLSFAVQRGEAAPSLLLLAGFLLLFVLHGWASMPSRVRAVAAVLQALLAIALVALQPRTGTAPVLLVVLVAQLAEHWPPRFVLGVALLANLAMYAVLRHSGFSQPLLVVLLYGGFQAFAALTAHYARSTALARDDLARVNADLLATRALLADSARDAERLRLARELHDVAGHKLTAMRLNLRALAADPALAGRDGLVLAEQLSGELLADIRQVVQSMRDDRGLDLATALHALAAPFPRPKLQLRIGEGVRVTDPLMAETVLRLVQEALTNAARHGNAGTVWLTINEEDSRLRIDIHDDGQRAERIREGNGIAGMRERLATVHGRLELARTAQGGMLLTAWVPA, from the coding sequence ATGCCCAGCCTGCTCCGCCACCTGTCGCGTCCGCTCAGCCTTGCCGGTCTGGTGACCGTGCTGGCGGTCGGCCTGTCATTCGCGGTGCAGCGCGGCGAGGCCGCCCCCAGCCTGCTGTTGCTTGCTGGGTTCCTGTTGCTGTTCGTGCTGCACGGTTGGGCGTCGATGCCGTCGCGCGTGCGAGCCGTCGCCGCCGTGCTGCAGGCGCTGCTGGCGATTGCCCTGGTCGCGTTGCAGCCGCGCACCGGCACCGCCCCCGTGCTGCTGGTGGTGCTGGTTGCGCAGCTGGCCGAGCACTGGCCGCCGCGCTTCGTGCTGGGTGTCGCATTGCTAGCCAACCTGGCGATGTATGCGGTGCTGCGCCACAGTGGCTTCAGCCAGCCGCTGCTGGTGGTGCTGCTGTACGGCGGCTTCCAGGCGTTCGCCGCACTGACCGCACACTACGCACGCAGCACGGCCCTGGCCCGCGATGACCTGGCCCGGGTCAACGCGGATCTTCTGGCCACGCGCGCATTGCTGGCCGACAGCGCCCGCGATGCCGAGCGCCTGCGCCTGGCGCGCGAACTGCATGATGTGGCCGGCCACAAGCTCACCGCGATGCGGTTGAACCTGCGCGCACTGGCGGCTGATCCTGCGCTGGCCGGGCGCGACGGCTTGGTGCTGGCCGAGCAGTTGTCGGGCGAACTGCTGGCCGACATCCGCCAAGTGGTGCAGTCGATGCGCGATGATCGCGGCCTCGATCTGGCCACCGCACTGCACGCGCTGGCCGCACCCTTCCCACGGCCGAAGCTGCAACTGCGGATCGGCGAGGGCGTGCGCGTGACCGATCCGCTGATGGCCGAGACTGTGCTGCGGCTGGTGCAGGAAGCGCTGACCAATGCGGCCCGGCATGGCAACGCAGGCACCGTATGGCTGACGATCAACGAAGAGGATTCCCGGTTGCGCATCGATATCCATGATGACGGCCAGCGTGCCGAACGCATCCGCGAAGGCAACGGCATTGCCGGCATGCGTGAGCGCCTGGCCACGGTGCATGGCCGGCTGGAACTCGCGCGCACCGCACAGGGCGGCATGCTGCTGACCGCATGGGTGCCGGCATGA
- a CDS encoding carotenoid oxygenase family protein has translation MDRRRFLRTLLSSSACLALGATALRSAPALAGDPAHFAQGLQEHPWLLGWRSVSSESLGPATVQLQGRLPAGLAGTLYRNGPAWTERDGFRYDHWFDGDGMVHGWRFNGDGSLTHHGRMVATPKFSREQKAGRFQYPAAGTSVPGALAVRNNDDANVANTSVTMINGRLFALCESGSAFEVDPDSLQTLGPVTWRPDLAALPFSAHPLPDRDGSVWNFGSISLMGGHGLLVWHIGKDGQLRSANVIETPEHGYLHAFAMTEQHLVFVLMPFDFTGTGGSFFERMQFAPQRAARIAVVAKDAPDKAQWFEAPFAAIYHFGDAFTRDGGIVLRAVRHDDINEARSPMKEAMAGDGAHAANSGASLVELHLDLRRGQARWESLGISAVEFPLFDPRSANTRGARLYAPTIDGPANAPYFNAVAAFDIERGRRQLWHYGPDIMAEEHVFVPRPGSRNADDGWLIGTLLDPVSKRSGVAVLDARHLDDGPIAQAWLPYAVPLGFHGMFAARG, from the coding sequence ATGGACCGTCGCCGCTTCCTTCGTACCCTGCTCAGCAGCAGTGCCTGTCTGGCGCTTGGCGCCACCGCCCTGCGCAGCGCACCCGCCCTCGCCGGCGACCCCGCGCACTTCGCGCAGGGCCTGCAGGAGCACCCGTGGCTGCTCGGCTGGCGCAGCGTCAGCAGCGAAAGCCTCGGCCCGGCCACCGTGCAGTTGCAGGGCCGGTTGCCGGCCGGGCTGGCCGGTACGCTGTACCGCAACGGCCCGGCCTGGACCGAGCGCGATGGCTTCCGCTATGACCACTGGTTCGACGGCGACGGAATGGTGCATGGCTGGCGCTTCAACGGCGATGGCAGCCTGACCCACCACGGGCGCATGGTGGCCACACCGAAGTTCAGCCGTGAACAGAAGGCCGGCCGCTTCCAGTACCCGGCGGCGGGCACCAGCGTCCCCGGTGCACTGGCGGTGCGCAACAACGACGATGCCAACGTCGCCAACACCTCGGTGACGATGATCAACGGCCGCCTGTTCGCGCTGTGCGAATCCGGCTCGGCGTTCGAGGTGGACCCCGATTCGCTGCAGACCCTCGGCCCGGTCACCTGGCGCCCGGACCTGGCCGCGCTGCCATTCTCCGCCCATCCCCTGCCCGACCGCGACGGCAGCGTGTGGAACTTCGGCTCGATCAGCCTGATGGGCGGCCACGGCCTGTTGGTCTGGCACATCGGCAAGGACGGTCAGCTGCGCAGCGCCAACGTGATCGAAACGCCGGAGCACGGCTACCTGCATGCCTTCGCCATGACCGAACAGCATCTCGTTTTCGTGCTGATGCCGTTCGACTTCACCGGCACCGGCGGCAGCTTCTTCGAACGCATGCAGTTCGCACCGCAGCGCGCGGCGCGCATCGCGGTAGTCGCCAAGGATGCGCCGGACAAGGCGCAATGGTTCGAGGCGCCGTTCGCGGCGATCTACCACTTCGGCGATGCGTTCACTCGCGACGGCGGCATCGTGCTGCGCGCGGTGCGCCACGACGACATCAACGAAGCGCGCTCACCGATGAAGGAAGCAATGGCCGGCGATGGGGCACATGCGGCCAATAGTGGTGCCAGCCTGGTCGAGCTGCACCTGGACCTGCGCCGTGGCCAGGCGCGCTGGGAGTCGCTGGGCATCAGCGCGGTGGAGTTTCCGCTGTTCGATCCGCGCTCGGCCAACACCCGTGGCGCGCGGCTTTACGCACCCACCATCGATGGTCCGGCCAACGCGCCCTACTTCAACGCCGTGGCTGCATTCGACATCGAGCGGGGCCGCCGCCAGCTGTGGCACTACGGGCCGGACATCATGGCCGAGGAACACGTATTCGTGCCGCGCCCGGGCAGCCGCAACGCCGACGACGGCTGGCTGATCGGCACCCTGCTCGACCCAGTGAGCAAGCGCAGTGGCGTGGCCGTACTCGATGCGCGCCACCTGGACGATGGCCCGATTGCACAGGCCTGGCTGCCCTATGCGGTGCCACTGGGTTTCCACGGCATGTTCGCCGCGCGCGGCTGA
- a CDS encoding DUF2141 domain-containing protein: protein MIRTALLSTVLTALALAGGAHAADLAVTVHDVRVQTGTLRVALVDNATAWDGKAAPVQAQQARPSGDSAHFVFKNVPAGSYAVLLTHDENDNGKLDTNLVGMPVEGYGFSNNPQVMRKPTFDEARVNVPAAGAAIDITLR from the coding sequence ATGATCCGTACCGCCCTGCTCAGCACCGTCCTGACCGCCCTGGCCCTGGCCGGCGGCGCCCATGCCGCCGATCTGGCCGTGACCGTACACGATGTCCGCGTGCAGACCGGTACGCTGCGCGTTGCCCTGGTCGACAACGCCACCGCCTGGGACGGCAAGGCTGCGCCGGTGCAGGCGCAGCAGGCCAGGCCCAGTGGCGACAGTGCCCACTTCGTATTCAAGAACGTGCCCGCCGGCAGCTACGCGGTGCTGCTCACCCACGACGAGAACGACAACGGCAAACTCGACACCAACCTGGTTGGCATGCCGGTGGAAGGCTATGGCTTCAGCAACAACCCGCAGGTGATGCGCAAGCCGACCTTCGACGAAGCGCGCGTCAACGTGCCGGCCGCCGGTGCCGCCATCGACATCACCCTGCGCTGA
- a CDS encoding arylamine N-acetyltransferase family protein: MTTLDIPRYLQRLQLDAPPPLTLAGLSLLQQRHNALLPFETLSCLLRDAVPIDLDSVQRKLLDERRGGYCFELNGGLLALLQALGFDAQPLSARVLLAAQDGELTARTHLLLRVHVEGEDWLVDAGFGSLTPTVPLRLHDTAPQATPHERYLLQRLGDDGDFVLSAESSDGWRAMYRFDLQAPAPIDNVVGNWYVCTHPDSSFPGQLRASLTGPDWRRTIGSGNYTEYRPGQAPDKRPLHDVGDVREVLQQHFGLQLPDDPRLDPAINDWLQRSRAATP, from the coding sequence ATGACGACGCTCGATATCCCCCGCTACCTGCAGCGCCTGCAGCTGGATGCACCACCCCCGCTGACCCTGGCCGGCCTGTCACTGCTGCAGCAACGCCATAACGCGCTGCTGCCGTTCGAGACGCTCAGCTGCCTGCTGCGTGACGCGGTACCGATCGACCTGGACAGCGTGCAGCGCAAGCTGCTCGACGAGCGCCGGGGCGGTTACTGCTTCGAACTCAATGGCGGCCTGCTGGCGCTGCTGCAGGCGCTGGGCTTCGATGCCCAGCCGCTGAGCGCACGCGTGCTGCTGGCGGCACAGGATGGCGAGCTGACCGCACGGACCCATCTGCTGCTGCGCGTGCATGTGGAAGGCGAGGACTGGCTGGTCGATGCCGGCTTCGGCAGCCTGACCCCCACCGTGCCGCTGCGCCTGCACGACACCGCACCGCAGGCCACGCCGCACGAGCGCTACCTGCTGCAGCGGCTGGGCGATGACGGCGATTTCGTGCTGTCAGCCGAATCCAGCGATGGCTGGCGCGCGATGTACCGCTTCGACCTGCAGGCGCCTGCGCCGATCGACAACGTGGTGGGCAACTGGTACGTGTGCACCCACCCCGACTCCAGCTTCCCGGGCCAGCTGCGCGCGTCGCTGACCGGGCCGGACTGGCGCCGCACCATCGGCAGCGGCAACTACACCGAGTACCGCCCGGGGCAAGCGCCGGACAAACGCCCGCTGCACGATGTCGGTGACGTGCGCGAGGTGCTGCAGCAGCACTTCGGCCTGCAGCTGCCGGATGACCCGCGGCTGGACCCGGCGATCAATGACTGGCTGCAGCGCTCGCGCGCCGCAACACCGTAG
- a CDS encoding TonB-dependent receptor, producing MSTLPTRHPLTLGLLALLHAPLAVQAASPVATDAAPTPSAVDLDTVTVVGSIVSGEKQALDAQREASNLMNVVSADGIGKLPDHNAAEAVQRVPGVSIERDQGEGRFVAVRGLPAQWNSTTLNGDRLPTAEEETTSRATAFDFFPTELIERIEVSKTLTPDREGDAIGGQVNFVTRTAPARRTFAASVAGNYNDKAVDTGTSANVLYGDRSADGRFGFLINGTYWKRPWATDNFEPRRSADGLGIYRLELRDYTGERTTRGVNGGMEFLPADGHRLYVRGQYGELSDDETHYKHRYRFDKDRVELQNIHNELITEFRTFEFGGQHTFGRGQVDWKLASAENDFRYGCIPTCADNAYFVVQFNQGKVGYQGLQDRGAGRNSYNTIDGGNVAADTPQTHLPPGFSMDPRKMSLSAVELYRVAVNEKDRAVAQLDFTFDASDTLTWKTGAKYRDKQRRARFSDEFYAWNTATGGPVPTLADFPLMDQPGRSGYDIGNGRDYARDFSQVVPMQALAEWYRQNKQHLVLVPGDSALVANGAALGRNFDVAEKQYAAYAMGTWTPDERWDVVGGVRLERTATDVRGQVLERDADGSSALVPNLGRKRYSSVLPQLNVRFSPRSDLNLRLGLTRSFARPNFGDINPGGSFMEADGTFTSGNADLDPTYSDNLDLMAEWYAGPLGLLSGGVFYKNISNPVFQSSSTGNFNGNSNVTFYRPENGDDAKLWGAEFAFVRRFDFLPGLWSNFGINANLTLMDSRMRIPGRSGNVPITGQADRLYNVTVYYDDGAFAARLATNHKGAYIESHGDSSTTDAWYGANTSVDFSASYTFDRWTVFAELSNLTNEPLKYYQGSPQRPLQVEYYGRRAQIGLKYLFQ from the coding sequence ATGTCCACTCTGCCTACGCGCCATCCGCTTACCCTGGGCCTGCTCGCCCTGCTGCATGCCCCGCTGGCCGTCCAGGCCGCGTCCCCGGTCGCGACTGATGCCGCACCCACTCCCTCTGCCGTCGATCTGGATACCGTCACCGTGGTCGGCAGCATCGTCAGCGGCGAGAAGCAGGCACTGGACGCCCAGCGCGAAGCCAGCAACCTGATGAACGTGGTCAGCGCCGATGGCATCGGCAAGCTGCCCGACCACAACGCCGCCGAAGCCGTGCAGCGGGTACCGGGCGTGTCGATCGAACGCGACCAGGGCGAAGGCCGCTTCGTCGCCGTGCGTGGCCTGCCCGCACAGTGGAACTCGACCACCCTCAACGGTGACCGGCTGCCGACCGCCGAAGAGGAAACCACCAGCCGCGCCACCGCGTTCGATTTCTTCCCCACCGAGCTGATCGAGCGCATTGAAGTAAGCAAGACGCTGACGCCGGACCGTGAAGGCGACGCCATCGGTGGCCAGGTGAACTTCGTTACCCGCACCGCGCCTGCGCGCCGCACCTTTGCCGCCAGCGTGGCCGGCAACTACAACGACAAGGCCGTCGATACCGGTACCAGCGCCAATGTGCTGTATGGCGACCGCAGCGCCGATGGCCGCTTCGGGTTCCTGATCAACGGCACCTACTGGAAGCGCCCGTGGGCGACCGACAACTTCGAGCCGCGGCGTAGTGCCGATGGCCTTGGCATCTACCGCCTGGAGCTGCGTGACTACACTGGCGAGCGCACCACCCGCGGTGTCAATGGCGGCATGGAATTCCTGCCGGCCGATGGTCACCGGCTGTACGTGCGCGGCCAGTATGGCGAACTGAGCGACGATGAGACGCACTACAAGCACCGCTACCGTTTCGACAAGGATCGCGTCGAGCTGCAGAACATCCACAACGAGCTGATCACCGAGTTCAGGACCTTCGAGTTCGGTGGCCAGCACACCTTCGGCCGCGGCCAGGTGGACTGGAAGCTGGCCAGCGCCGAGAACGACTTCCGCTACGGCTGCATTCCCACCTGTGCCGACAACGCCTACTTCGTGGTCCAGTTCAACCAAGGCAAGGTCGGCTACCAGGGCCTGCAGGATCGCGGTGCAGGGCGCAACTCGTACAACACCATCGATGGCGGCAACGTCGCCGCCGATACCCCGCAGACCCATCTGCCGCCGGGCTTTTCGATGGACCCACGGAAGATGTCGCTGAGCGCCGTGGAGCTGTACCGGGTGGCGGTCAATGAGAAGGACAGGGCCGTCGCGCAGCTGGACTTCACCTTCGACGCCAGCGACACGCTGACCTGGAAAACGGGTGCCAAGTACCGTGACAAGCAGCGTCGCGCGCGCTTCTCCGACGAGTTCTATGCCTGGAACACCGCAACCGGCGGCCCGGTGCCGACCCTGGCCGACTTCCCGTTGATGGACCAGCCCGGCCGCAGCGGCTATGACATCGGCAACGGCCGCGACTACGCCCGTGACTTCTCGCAGGTGGTGCCGATGCAGGCCCTGGCCGAGTGGTACCGGCAGAACAAGCAGCATCTGGTGCTGGTGCCGGGCGATTCGGCGCTGGTGGCCAATGGCGCGGCGCTGGGCCGCAACTTCGACGTGGCCGAAAAGCAGTACGCGGCCTATGCGATGGGCACCTGGACGCCGGACGAGCGCTGGGACGTGGTCGGTGGCGTGCGCCTGGAACGCACCGCCACCGACGTGCGTGGGCAGGTGCTGGAGCGCGATGCCGATGGTAGCAGCGCGCTGGTGCCCAACCTGGGTCGCAAGCGCTACTCCTCGGTGCTGCCGCAGCTCAATGTGCGCTTTTCGCCGCGCAGTGACCTGAACCTGCGGTTGGGCCTGACCCGCAGCTTTGCCCGCCCGAACTTCGGTGACATCAATCCGGGTGGCTCGTTCATGGAGGCCGATGGCACCTTTACTTCCGGCAATGCCGATCTTGACCCGACCTATTCGGACAACCTGGATCTGATGGCCGAGTGGTATGCCGGACCGCTGGGCCTGCTGTCCGGCGGCGTGTTCTACAAGAACATCAGCAACCCGGTGTTCCAGAGCAGCAGCACCGGCAATTTCAACGGCAACAGCAATGTCACCTTCTACCGGCCCGAGAACGGCGACGACGCCAAGCTGTGGGGTGCCGAGTTCGCCTTCGTGCGCCGCTTCGATTTCCTGCCGGGCCTGTGGAGCAATTTCGGCATCAACGCCAACCTGACCCTGATGGATTCGCGCATGCGCATCCCGGGCCGCAGCGGCAACGTACCGATCACCGGCCAGGCCGACCGTCTCTACAACGTCACCGTGTACTACGACGATGGTGCGTTCGCCGCCCGGCTGGCGACCAACCACAAGGGCGCCTACATCGAATCGCATGGCGACAGCAGCACCACCGATGCCTGGTACGGTGCCAACACCTCGGTCGACTTCAGCGCGTCCTACACGTTTGATCGCTGGACCGTGTTCGCTGAACTGAGCAACCTGACCAACGAACCGCTGAAGTACTACCAGGGCAGCCCGCAGCGGCCGCTGCAGGTGGAGTATTACGGCCGCCGCGCGCAGATCGGCCTGAAATACCTGTTCCAGTAG